Proteins encoded together in one Impatiens glandulifera chromosome 1, dImpGla2.1, whole genome shotgun sequence window:
- the LOC124919678 gene encoding agamous-like MADS-box protein AGL8 homolog isoform X1, translated as MPYLIILLFIFVVASENQVLKKSLQDNGVLIIPTQDFEAAKFLTSTRTNTKEKNSMHLPPHIDKSMESILERYERCSYAERQHNATNESLGSWTLDYAKLKARLDVVQRNQRNYMGEDLDTLNLKELQNLENQLDVSLKHIRSQKNQLMLESISELQKKDKALQVRNNTLFKKIKEREKHKEAAAELEQSNYELDSSPFAPSQQLHSINIGSGNYKQKTTENVNGQMEERASIVNTVMPPWMIRHVNG; from the exons ATGCCATATCTCATAATTCTTCTTTTCATCTTTGTGGTAGCAAGTGAGAACCAAGTCTTGAAGAAATCTCTCCAAGATAATGGAGTATTAATCATTCCCACCCAGGATTTTGAGGCTGCCAAATTCCTTACTTCAACAAGAACTAACACCAAGGAAAAAAATTCAATGCATCTCCCTCCTCATATTGACAAAAG TATGGAGAGCATACTTGAAAGATATGAGAGATGTTCTTATGCAGAAAGGCAGCATAATGCAACAAATGAATCATTG GGAAGCTGGACTCTTGATTATGCAAAGCTCAAGGCAAGGCTAGATGTTGTTCAGAGAAACCAAAG GAACTATATGGGAGAAGATTTGGACACATTGAATCTAAAAGAGCTTCAGAACTTGGAAAACCAATTGGATGTATCTCTTAAGCACATTCGATCTCAAAAG AATCAACTAATGCTTGAATCTATCTCCGAGCTTCAGAAAAAG GATAAAGCATTGCAGGTGCGGAATAACACCTTATTTAAAAAG ATAAAAGAAAGGGAGAAGCATAAGGAAGCTGCTGCAGAATTGGAACAATCAAATTATGAGCTTGACTCATCACCATTCGCACCATCACAACAGCTACACTCCATAAATATTGG TAGTGGCAATTACAAGCAGAAAACAACAGAAAACGTCAATGGACAAATGGAAGAAAGGGCTTCCATTGTTAATACAGTGATGCCTCCATGGATGATTCGCCATGTCAATGGTTAA
- the LOC124919678 gene encoding agamous-like MADS-box protein AGL8 homolog isoform X2, with translation MPYLIILLFIFVVASENQVLKKSLQDNGVLIIPTQDFEAAKFLTSTRTNTKEKNSMHLPPHIDKSMESILERYERCSYAERQHNATNESLGSWTLDYAKLKARLDVVQRNQRNYMGEDLDTLNLKELQNLENQLDVSLKHIRSQKNQLMLESISELQKKIKEREKHKEAAAELEQSNYELDSSPFAPSQQLHSINIGSGNYKQKTTENVNGQMEERASIVNTVMPPWMIRHVNG, from the exons ATGCCATATCTCATAATTCTTCTTTTCATCTTTGTGGTAGCAAGTGAGAACCAAGTCTTGAAGAAATCTCTCCAAGATAATGGAGTATTAATCATTCCCACCCAGGATTTTGAGGCTGCCAAATTCCTTACTTCAACAAGAACTAACACCAAGGAAAAAAATTCAATGCATCTCCCTCCTCATATTGACAAAAG TATGGAGAGCATACTTGAAAGATATGAGAGATGTTCTTATGCAGAAAGGCAGCATAATGCAACAAATGAATCATTG GGAAGCTGGACTCTTGATTATGCAAAGCTCAAGGCAAGGCTAGATGTTGTTCAGAGAAACCAAAG GAACTATATGGGAGAAGATTTGGACACATTGAATCTAAAAGAGCTTCAGAACTTGGAAAACCAATTGGATGTATCTCTTAAGCACATTCGATCTCAAAAG AATCAACTAATGCTTGAATCTATCTCCGAGCTTCAGAAAAAG ATAAAAGAAAGGGAGAAGCATAAGGAAGCTGCTGCAGAATTGGAACAATCAAATTATGAGCTTGACTCATCACCATTCGCACCATCACAACAGCTACACTCCATAAATATTGG TAGTGGCAATTACAAGCAGAAAACAACAGAAAACGTCAATGGACAAATGGAAGAAAGGGCTTCCATTGTTAATACAGTGATGCCTCCATGGATGATTCGCCATGTCAATGGTTAA